GCCTGCCTATCCGGATTCATCATCAAAAAGCCGTCTGAAAATGTTCAGACGGCTTTTCCAAAGCTGCTTATTTGCCTTCGGCTTTTTGCAGGATTTCGTACAATTTGTCTTTCAACAGCAGTTTCGCTTTTTTCAGCTCTTCGATTTCTTCCAAACCACTGGTTACGGGATTATTGGTCAAACCGGTAATTTTATCGTCCAACTCATTGTGCTCGTCAAACAAACGGGCAAAGTGAGTGTCTTCTTGTTTTAATTTTGAAATCAAATCGCGATATTCCGGAAACATAGTAACTTCCTCTCTTGGGTTAATATAAAACGTTAGGGGAAACGGAAATTCATTTTTCATTTCCATTATAGCAAAGGCGGTATTTTTATCCAGTCTTTTCCGCAGCAAATCCTCTCTTTTTCATGAAGACCGCCAATTTGCATACAATCTTGTTGCGCCACATCAGAAAAGCCGTCTGCAAATATGTTCAGACAACATAAATCAGCGTAAAATCAAGCCGTCCCCTGTCATTATTCCCGTTTGGAGAAATCATGTTTTTCGACCGTATCGAAGCCGCCCCAGCCGACCCGATTTTAGGCTTGGGAGAAGCATTTAAAGCCGAAACACGCACCGAAAAAGTCAACCTCGGTATCGGCGTATACAAAGACGCCTCCGGCGCAACCCCCATCGTCAAAGCCGTAAAAGAAGCAGAAAAACGCCTGCTGGAAAGCGAAACCACCAAAAACTACCTCACCATCGACGGCGTAGCCGAATACAATGCCCAAACGCAAATCCTGCTCTTCGGCGCAAACCACGAAATCATTACCAGCAAGCGCGCCAAAACCGCACAAAGCCTCGGCGGTACCGGCGCATTGCGTATCGCCTTAGAATTTGCCAAACGCCAAGCAGGCGCCCAAACCGTTTGGATTTCCAACCCCACTTGGCCGAACCACAACGCAATTTGCAAAGCAGTCGGCCTTACTGACAAACCCTACCGCTACTACAATGCCGGCAATCACGGCCTCGACTGGAGCGGCATGATTGAAGACTTGGCACAAGCACAAAAAGGCGATGTCGTATTGTTGCACGGCTGCTGCCACAACCCCACCGGCATCGACCCCACTCCCGAACAATGGGAAACCTTGGCAAAAATGTCCGCAGAAAAAGGCTGGCTGCCACTGTTTGACTTCGCCTACCAAGGTTTTGCCAAAGGTTTGGAAGAAGACGCAATCGGCCTTCGCACCTTCCTGAAATACAACCGCGAACTGCTGATTGCCAGCTCTTACTCCAAAAACTTCGGCATGTACAACGAACGCGTCGGCGCATTCACACTGGTGGCCGACAATGCCGAAACCGCCGAACGCGCCCACAGCCAAGTAAAAGGCATTATCCGCACACTGTACTCCAACCCCGCCAGCCACGGCGCTGCAACCATCGCACTGGTATTGAAAGACGAAGCCCTGAAAGCACAATGGATTGCCGAGTTGGACGAAATGCGCGAGCGCATCCAAACCATGCGCCACCGCTTGGTTGCATTACTGAAAGAAAAAGGCGCAACACAAAACTTCGACTTTATCATCGAACAAAACGGCATGTTCTCCTTTAGCGGCCTAACCCCCGAACAAGTCGACCGCCTGAAAAACGAATTTGCCATCTACGCCGTACGCTCCGGCCGCATCAACGTTGCAGGCATTACCGCCGACAACATCGACTATTTGTGCGAAAGCATCGTAAAAGTGCTGTAAACCGATACGAAAGATAAAAGGCCGTCTGCAAATATTTGCAGACGGCCTTTTTATACTGGCAACACCTATCTTTAGCAATCAAATTCAGGCCGTCTGTAAAATCATCTGTTTTCCCTCTGTTCATAATAAGAAATGGTGGTTGTCCGGCACTGTTTTTGCCAAATCCCGGCCGCTTCCCATATTGCCGCTCCTTTGACGCTTTTGGCTGCGCGCACCATAACCCCGGCCAGAAAGCCGGTGGGCATCGGCCGCATGGATTTCAACAAACCTACGGCATTAAGCGCATTCAGAATTTTGGCTGCCCACACTTCGCCCATACGGTCACTTCCCTGCCGCAGCAGCAAAGGCGGGCGCAGAATCAGCAGATTTTCAAATGCCAATGCGCCAACTGCTTCTTCAAGCTGCCCTTTCATGCGGAAGTAAAAGGTTTTCGCCCCCGGCGATGCATAACCTGCAGACACCAAAACCAATGTGTTCACGCCGTTGCTCTTGGCGGCTTGGGCAAAGGCCAGCTGCCCTTCATAATCTACCTGCCATTGCGCTTCTTTGCTGCCGGCCGTTTTCAAGGTCGTACCCAAGCAGGAAAACAATACGTCGCCGTACACAAGGTGCGTATAGTTTTTTTCATCTTCAAAATCCACTATATTCACGCGCAGCTTTTCATGGGTGATGCCCGCTTCACGGCGGACAAAAATATCCACCTGCGTCTAATCCGGATCCGCCAGCAAGCGTGCCAGCACATCGCGCCCCGTCGCGCCGGTTGCTCCGATTAGAAGTGCCTTCATTTTGATTCCTTTTCCGATTGTTCAAAAAAAAGGCCGTCTGTAAAATATTTACAGACGGCCTTTTTGCTTTATATGCCAATCAAACCTTATTCGGCAGCAGGTGCTTCCAGCAAGGCTTTGATAGACAGGCGTACGCGGCCGCGGTCGTCTACTTCCAAGGCTTTCACTTTGACGGCTTGGCCGACTTGCAGGTAGTCGCTGACGTTTTTCACGCGCTCGTGGGCGATTTGGCTGATGTGTACCAAGCCGTCTTTGCCCGGCATTACGGATACAATCGCGCCGACATTGTTGTCCAGCAATTTGATGACCGTGCCTTCATAGACTTTGCCCACTTCCACTTCGGCCGTAATCTGCTCGATACGGGCTTTGGCGGCATCACCTGCCTCTTGGGTTGTGGCGGCGATGGTGATGGTGCCGTCTTCGGCGATGTTGATTTCGGTACCGGTTTCGGCGGTAATGGCGCGGATGGTTTCGCCGCCTTTACCGATGACATCGCGGATTTTGTCTTGGTTGATTTTCATGGTAAACAGGCGCGGTGCGTGAGCAGACAGCTCTTGCGGGCCGGATACCGCTTCCTGCATTTGTGCCAAGATGTGCAGACGGGCTTCTTTGGCTTGTGCCAAAGCGATTTGCATGATGTCTTTGGTGATGCCTTGGATTTTAATATCCATTTGCAGCGCGGTTACACCTTCGGTGGTACCCGCCACTTTGAAGTCCATATCGCCCAAATGGTCCTCGTCGCCCAAAATGTCGGTCAATACGGCGAATTTGTTGTTGTCCAGAATCAAGCCCATGGCGATACCGGCAACGTGTGCTTTCAACGGCACACCGGCAGACAGGAGGCTCAAGCAGCCGCCGCACACTGAAGCCATTGAAGATGAGCCGTTGGACTCGGTGATTTCGGAAACCACACGCATGGTATAGCTGAAGTCTTCCGGAGACGGCAAAACGGCCAGCAATGCGCGTTTTGCCAAACGGCCGTGACCGATTTCGCGGCGTTTCGGCGCACCCATACGGCCGCACTCGCCGGTAGAATACGGAGGGAAATTGTAGTGCAGCATGAAGCGGTCGGTATATTCGCCGCTCAATGCGTCAATAATTTGCTCGTCGCGGGACGTGCCCAAAGTGGCTACGGCCAAGGCTTGGGTTTCGCCACGGGTAAACAGGGCGGAACCGTGGGTACGCGGCAATACGCCGGTTTGGATGTTCAGCGGGCGCACGGTGCGGGTGTCGCGGCCGTCGATACGCGGCTGGCCGTCCAAAATTTGGCTGCGGACGACATCGGCTTCCAGATGTTTGAAAATGCCTTTGATTTCGTTGGCCGCCAGCGTTTCGGTTTCCTCGGTAATCAAGGCTTCTTTTACAGCCGCCCAAGCCTCGTCCAGCTTGGCGGTACGCGCTTGTTTTTGGCGGATTTTGAACGCTTCGGCAATTTTCGCTCCGGCGATTTCGCGCACTTTGCCCACCAATTCCTCATTGGTTTCCGGTGCTTTCCAATCCCATACTTCGGGATTCACTTCATCGGCAAATTCGTTGATGGCATTGATGGCGGCCTGCATTTTGTCATGACCGTACACCACCGCGCCCAACATCACGTCTTCCGGCAGAATGTCGGCTTCGGACTCCACCATCAGCACGGCTTTGGCCGTACCGGCAACCACCAAATCCAAGCGGGATTCGGCCAATTGCGCCTTAGTCGGGTTCAAAACGTATTCGCCGTTTACATAACCCACGCGTGCGGCACCAATCGGGCCGGCAAACGGTACGCCGCTCAACACCAGCGCGGCAGACGCACCCAGCATGGCAGGAATATCAGAATCGATTTCGGGATCGACGGATACCACCATGGCGACGATTTGGATATCGTGGTAGAAACCTTCCGGAAACAGCGGACGGATCGGACGGTC
The nucleotide sequence above comes from Neisseria animalis. Encoded proteins:
- a CDS encoding YdcH family protein, which codes for MFPEYRDLISKLKQEDTHFARLFDEHNELDDKITGLTNNPVTSGLEEIEELKKAKLLLKDKLYEILQKAEGK
- a CDS encoding amino acid aminotransferase; translated protein: MFFDRIEAAPADPILGLGEAFKAETRTEKVNLGIGVYKDASGATPIVKAVKEAEKRLLESETTKNYLTIDGVAEYNAQTQILLFGANHEIITSKRAKTAQSLGGTGALRIALEFAKRQAGAQTVWISNPTWPNHNAICKAVGLTDKPYRYYNAGNHGLDWSGMIEDLAQAQKGDVVLLHGCCHNPTGIDPTPEQWETLAKMSAEKGWLPLFDFAYQGFAKGLEEDAIGLRTFLKYNRELLIASSYSKNFGMYNERVGAFTLVADNAETAERAHSQVKGIIRTLYSNPASHGAATIALVLKDEALKAQWIAELDEMRERIQTMRHRLVALLKEKGATQNFDFIIEQNGMFSFSGLTPEQVDRLKNEFAIYAVRSGRINVAGITADNIDYLCESIVKVL
- a CDS encoding semialdehyde dehydrogenase; its protein translation is MDIFVRREAGITHEKLRVNIVDFEDEKNYTHLVYGDVLFSCLGTTLKTAGSKEAQWQVDYEGQLAFAQAAKSNGVNTLVLVSAGYASPGAKTFYFRMKGQLEEAVGALAFENLLILRPPLLLRQGSDRMGEVWAAKILNALNAVGLLKSMRPMPTGFLAGVMVRAAKSVKGAAIWEAAGIWQKQCRTTTISYYEQRENR
- the pnp gene encoding polyribonucleotide nucleotidyltransferase: MFDKHVKTFQYGNQTVTLETGEIARQAAAAVKVSMGDTVVLVAVTANKEVKEGQDFFPLTVDYLERTYAAGKIPGGFFKREGKQSEKEILTSRLIDRPIRPLFPEGFYHDIQIVAMVVSVDPEIDSDIPAMLGASAALVLSGVPFAGPIGAARVGYVNGEYVLNPTKAQLAESRLDLVVAGTAKAVLMVESEADILPEDVMLGAVVYGHDKMQAAINAINEFADEVNPEVWDWKAPETNEELVGKVREIAGAKIAEAFKIRQKQARTAKLDEAWAAVKEALITEETETLAANEIKGIFKHLEADVVRSQILDGQPRIDGRDTRTVRPLNIQTGVLPRTHGSALFTRGETQALAVATLGTSRDEQIIDALSGEYTDRFMLHYNFPPYSTGECGRMGAPKRREIGHGRLAKRALLAVLPSPEDFSYTMRVVSEITESNGSSSMASVCGGCLSLLSAGVPLKAHVAGIAMGLILDNNKFAVLTDILGDEDHLGDMDFKVAGTTEGVTALQMDIKIQGITKDIMQIALAQAKEARLHILAQMQEAVSGPQELSAHAPRLFTMKINQDKIRDVIGKGGETIRAITAETGTEINIAEDGTITIAATTQEAGDAAKARIEQITAEVEVGKVYEGTVIKLLDNNVGAIVSVMPGKDGLVHISQIAHERVKNVSDYLQVGQAVKVKALEVDDRGRVRLSIKALLEAPAAE